One segment of Nodosilinea sp. PGN35 DNA contains the following:
- a CDS encoding SUMF1/EgtB/PvdO family nonheme iron enzyme: MTNARSIFISYRRLTSIDITGRIYDRLAAHFGANSVFKDVDSIPFGVNFRHHLEQEVSHCPVLLAIIDPQWLEVTDDRGRPKLANPADWVRVEIEAALRRDRLVIPVLVGGAALPADAALPEGMRGLVHRQSAVVRCDPDFHRDLDRLIHRIEGVFSSLAVGSGPSTPTNPPAPSLIDELAAALATANQTAQESARRPMGRRRWLRMAGLGLLGGSTALGVRQRVPALQTLTPGEVARAMPTLATLPDRIQQALEQGDATPDLDSLELASSDLETPDLPTLDAETPGLEFADWGELYSYESVTVDEFGMGRSQVKFSTPAHKALRLETPIGPVTLRLVSIVGGQFVLGAPATEPGHEPSQPTQTIAAVESFWMSVHPITQGQWRAVAQLPAINRELDPNPAYFTGSDRPVEQVTWQEAVEFCDRLNQLVDTHPEQPGLRRYRLPTEAEWEYACRAKTTTPFHTGQTLTTDLANYNGTQPYRQEPVGEFRGTTTAVGAFGKANDFGLYDMHGNVLEWCSSSRDASPGDVWQVVRGGSWQSPPQQCRSAFRSGRKADTRSNEVGFRVVGEAVQS, translated from the coding sequence ATGACTAACGCCAGGTCTATTTTTATCTCCTACCGTCGGTTGACCAGCATTGACATCACAGGGCGCATCTACGACCGATTAGCCGCTCATTTTGGCGCAAACAGCGTTTTTAAGGACGTTGATTCAATTCCCTTTGGAGTGAACTTTCGCCACCATCTAGAGCAAGAGGTCAGCCATTGTCCCGTGCTGCTGGCAATTATTGACCCCCAATGGCTAGAAGTCACCGATGACCGAGGCAGACCCAAGCTGGCAAACCCCGCCGACTGGGTGCGGGTCGAGATTGAAGCGGCTCTGCGGCGCGATCGCCTCGTGATTCCGGTGCTGGTGGGCGGCGCTGCCCTGCCCGCAGACGCCGCTCTGCCCGAGGGCATGAGGGGCCTAGTGCATCGCCAGAGCGCTGTGGTGCGCTGCGACCCCGACTTTCACCGCGACCTGGATCGCCTGATTCATCGCATAGAGGGCGTATTCAGCAGTTTGGCGGTTGGTAGCGGCCCGTCCACCCCGACAAACCCGCCTGCCCCTAGCCTGATTGATGAGCTAGCAGCGGCCCTGGCCACCGCTAACCAAACCGCCCAGGAATCGGCCCGTCGCCCCATGGGACGGCGGCGCTGGCTACGCATGGCGGGGTTAGGGCTGCTGGGGGGCAGTACGGCTCTGGGGGTGCGTCAGCGGGTGCCAGCCCTGCAAACCCTCACCCCCGGGGAAGTCGCCAGGGCCATGCCCACCCTGGCCACGCTGCCCGATCGCATTCAGCAGGCCCTGGAGCAGGGGGACGCAACCCCTGACCTAGACAGCCTAGAGTTAGCCTCGTCTGACCTGGAAACGCCGGACTTGCCGACCCTCGACGCAGAGACGCCCGGCCTGGAGTTCGCTGACTGGGGCGAGCTGTACAGCTATGAGTCGGTCACCGTCGATGAGTTTGGCATGGGGCGATCGCAGGTCAAATTTTCTACCCCGGCCCACAAAGCCCTGCGGCTGGAGACCCCCATCGGCCCAGTCACCCTGCGGCTGGTGTCGATCGTGGGCGGCCAGTTTGTGCTGGGGGCTCCCGCCACCGAGCCGGGCCACGAGCCCTCGCAGCCGACCCAAACCATTGCCGCCGTGGAGTCGTTTTGGATGAGCGTACACCCCATCACCCAGGGGCAGTGGCGGGCGGTGGCGCAGCTGCCCGCCATCAACCGAGAGCTTGACCCCAACCCGGCCTACTTCACCGGCAGCGATCGCCCGGTGGAGCAGGTGACTTGGCAGGAGGCAGTAGAATTCTGCGATCGCCTCAACCAACTGGTCGATACTCACCCCGAGCAGCCCGGTCTGCGGCGCTACCGCCTGCCCACCGAGGCCGAGTGGGAATACGCCTGCCGCGCCAAAACCACCACCCCCTTCCACACAGGCCAAACCCTCACCACTGACCTGGCCAACTACAACGGCACCCAGCCCTACCGCCAAGAGCCCGTGGGTGAGTTTCGCGGCACCACCACGGCGGTCGGAGCCTTTGGCAAAGCCAACGACTTTGGTCTCTACGATATGCACGGCAACGTGCTGGAATGGTGCTCTTCAAGCCGAGACGCATCCCCTGGCGATGTTTGGCAGGTGGTGCGGGGGGGCTCGTGGCAAAGCCCGCCTCAGCAGTGCCGCTCGGCGTTTCGCTCGGGCCGCAAGGCCGATACCCGCAGCAATGAAGTGGGCTTTCGTGTCGTAGGCGAGGCTGTTCAGTCCTAG
- a CDS encoding DUF4383 domain-containing protein, which yields MKPAQKFAFAVGVVYLLIGLMGFIPALVSQPASFPPYVQELGVTSGYGYLLGLFPVNTPHNIIHLLTGALGIVTSIALDSSRLFSGQLGIYYTTLAVLGMIPVANTFFGLFPIYGVDVILHGLTGLAGIYFGFFTTPSLRALFRRELKEDAVAGDVME from the coding sequence ATGAAACCTGCACAGAAATTTGCCTTTGCCGTTGGTGTGGTCTATCTGCTGATCGGTCTGATGGGGTTTATCCCCGCCCTGGTGTCTCAACCGGCCTCGTTTCCTCCCTACGTTCAAGAGCTGGGGGTAACCTCTGGGTATGGCTACCTGCTGGGGCTGTTTCCGGTTAACACACCCCACAACATCATTCACTTACTCACCGGGGCGCTGGGCATTGTGACCTCCATCGCCCTGGATAGTTCTCGCCTGTTTTCTGGACAGCTGGGTATTTACTACACCACGCTGGCGGTGCTGGGCATGATTCCGGTGGCCAACACCTTCTTTGGCCTCTTCCCCATCTACGGCGTCGATGTGATTTTGCACGGTCTGACGGGGCTTGCCGGGATCTATTTTGGTTTCTTCACGACCCCTTCTCTGCGGGCGCTGTTTCGCCGCGAGCTGAAGGAAGATGCCGTCGCTGGGGACGTAATGGAATAG
- a CDS encoding ligase-associated DNA damage response DEXH box helicase, whose translation MTVDPRLAPITDYFTSRGWQPLSFQAKTWAAYLAGRSGLVQVPTGSGKTYAAVMGAIAAMLAHPSEGLQLLYITPLRALSRDIEQAIKAPIEAMGWPITVESRTGDTSSARKAKQLKHMPHILITTPESLAVMLSYKDGAKRFGSLRAVVLDEWHELMSSKRGTQVELCVGHLRTLRPQLLTWAISATLGNLAEAAQTAVGLGTDPAIIRSDLKRDTVIQSICPESVDTFPWAGHLGLRMFEALVAALDMEKSTLIFTNTRNQAERWYQALSFALPEEAERIALHHGSIDVNEREAIEAGVKSGDIKWVVCTSSLDLGVDFQPVERVVQIGSAKNLARLLQRAGRSAHVPEGTSEVFFLPTNALELLEISAFRRGLATGDMETRRPLPKPYDVLVQHLVTLACGDGFEPQKTLESLRQTVAYAHLTDEEYQWILEFIEKGGQCLGAYPRYKKVALEEGVYKISDAKLARTHRMGIGTITSNTPVKIVYTNRKAIGTVEESFVSRLKKGDVFFFAGRQLEYFQMKDMVLYVKGTRKKSTVTPTWGGGQLAISDTLSHHLRREVEWARFSLAEAAPMLPSGHPHSPTPDTRRVHPRSDAPSPDLNTATPTAEILTIAPILEAQQRLSVLPSADELLVESCKTREGQHLYVFPFEGRFVHEGLGFLWGYRFAKQKTATFTISVNDYGFEILGPKGYPYQDLFSSDFFSLEHLEDDIRASLNISELTQRKFRGVAQVAGLVFKGYPGSRKTSSQLQVSTSLLYEVFTKYEPDNLLLKQAEREVLQDQLETHRLTQTLGRLDQRSVVWKATQRPSPLAFPLLVERLNSRMSNETLLERIQRMKEQWDKK comes from the coding sequence GTGACGGTTGACCCGCGCCTTGCCCCAATTACCGATTACTTCACCAGTCGCGGTTGGCAGCCCCTCTCTTTTCAGGCCAAAACCTGGGCCGCCTACCTGGCGGGACGCAGCGGCCTAGTGCAGGTGCCCACCGGCTCGGGCAAGACCTACGCGGCGGTGATGGGGGCGATCGCAGCCATGCTGGCTCACCCCAGCGAGGGGCTACAGCTGCTCTACATCACCCCCCTGCGCGCCCTGTCCCGCGACATTGAGCAGGCGATCAAAGCCCCTATTGAGGCCATGGGCTGGCCCATCACCGTCGAGTCGCGCACGGGCGACACCAGCTCGGCCCGCAAGGCCAAGCAGCTCAAGCATATGCCCCATATCTTGATCACCACCCCCGAGTCGCTGGCGGTGATGCTCTCCTACAAAGACGGGGCCAAGCGGTTTGGCAGCCTGCGGGCGGTGGTGCTCGACGAGTGGCACGAGCTGATGAGCTCGAAGCGGGGCACCCAGGTCGAGCTGTGCGTTGGCCATCTGCGTACCCTCCGGCCCCAGCTGCTCACCTGGGCGATTTCCGCCACCCTGGGAAATCTGGCCGAAGCCGCCCAGACCGCCGTGGGCCTGGGCACCGACCCCGCGATCATTCGCTCAGACCTGAAGCGCGACACGGTGATCCAGAGCATTTGCCCCGAGTCGGTAGACACTTTTCCCTGGGCTGGGCACCTGGGCCTGCGCATGTTTGAGGCCCTGGTGGCGGCGCTGGACATGGAAAAATCGACCCTGATTTTTACCAACACCCGCAACCAGGCCGAGCGCTGGTACCAGGCGCTCAGCTTTGCCCTGCCGGAGGAGGCTGAGAGAATCGCTCTGCACCACGGGTCAATCGATGTAAACGAGCGGGAGGCGATCGAGGCCGGAGTGAAATCGGGCGACATCAAGTGGGTGGTGTGCACTTCGTCGCTGGATCTGGGAGTCGATTTTCAGCCCGTGGAGCGGGTGGTACAGATCGGCAGTGCTAAGAACCTGGCCCGGCTGTTGCAGCGGGCGGGGCGCAGCGCCCACGTGCCCGAAGGCACCTCGGAGGTGTTTTTCTTGCCCACCAACGCCCTGGAACTACTGGAGATCTCCGCCTTTCGCCGGGGGCTAGCGACCGGCGACATGGAAACCCGCCGCCCTCTCCCTAAACCCTACGACGTACTGGTGCAGCACCTGGTCACCCTGGCCTGTGGCGATGGCTTTGAGCCACAGAAAACCTTAGAAAGCCTGCGCCAAACCGTGGCCTACGCCCACCTCACCGATGAAGAATACCAGTGGATTCTAGAGTTTATCGAAAAGGGCGGCCAGTGTTTGGGGGCCTACCCTCGCTACAAAAAGGTGGCGCTAGAGGAGGGCGTCTACAAAATCAGCGACGCCAAACTGGCCCGCACCCACCGCATGGGCATTGGCACCATCACCAGCAACACCCCGGTAAAAATCGTCTACACCAACCGCAAAGCGATCGGCACCGTAGAAGAATCCTTTGTGTCGCGGCTGAAGAAGGGGGACGTGTTTTTCTTCGCCGGGCGACAGCTGGAATATTTTCAGATGAAAGATATGGTGCTCTACGTCAAAGGCACCCGCAAAAAATCCACCGTCACCCCCACCTGGGGCGGCGGGCAGCTGGCGATCTCCGACACCCTCAGCCACCACCTGCGGCGGGAAGTGGAATGGGCGCGATTCTCCTTGGCAGAGGCAGCACCAATGCTCCCCAGCGGCCATCCCCATAGCCCCACCCCCGATACCCGTAGGGTGCATCCGCGCAGCGATGCACCATCCCCTGACCTCAACACTGCTACTCCTACCGCCGAAATTCTCACCATCGCCCCCATCCTCGAAGCCCAGCAGCGTCTCTCGGTGCTGCCCAGCGCCGATGAATTGTTAGTCGAAAGCTGCAAAACCCGCGAGGGCCAGCACCTGTACGTATTTCCCTTTGAGGGCCGCTTCGTCCACGAGGGGCTGGGCTTTCTCTGGGGCTACCGCTTTGCTAAGCAAAAGACGGCCACTTTCACCATTTCGGTCAACGACTACGGCTTTGAAATCCTCGGCCCCAAGGGCTACCCCTACCAGGATCTATTCTCTAGCGACTTTTTTAGCCTGGAGCACCTGGAGGACGACATTCGCGCCAGCCTCAATATTTCAGAGCTGACCCAGCGCAAGTTTCGCGGCGTAGCCCAGGTGGCGGGGCTGGTGTTTAAGGGCTATCCGGGGTCGCGCAAAACGTCGAGCCAGCTTCAGGTGAGCACATCGCTGCTGTACGAAGTGTTTACCAAGTATGAACCCGACAATCTACTGCTGAAGCAGGCGGAGCGTGAGGTGCTGCAAGACCAGCTCGAAACCCACCGCCTCACCCAAACCCTGGGGCGCTTAGATCAGCGATCGGTCGTGTGGAAAGCCACCCAGCGCCCTTCACCCCTGGCTTTTCCGCTGCTGGTGGAGCGGCTGAACTCGCGGATGTCAAACGAGACGCTGCTGGAGCGCATTCAGCGGATGAAGGAGCAGTGGGATAAAAAGTGA
- a CDS encoding NADPH-dependent FMN reductase produces MLILSASSGKNLELAHAFATEITTRGLSAELISLPELQLPLYDSLEGSGAGDSLLKLAEALRRHKALVICAPEYNGSIPPVLSNAIAWLSVSTDDFRALFNARPVALATHSGGGGQKVMLAIRQQLSHLGCTVLGREVVSNAQKAANPEAIAALVGQLSALESAYQGVPAKV; encoded by the coding sequence ATGCTGATTTTATCTGCCAGCAGCGGCAAAAACCTTGAACTGGCCCACGCCTTTGCCACCGAAATCACCACTAGGGGGCTGTCGGCAGAGCTGATCAGCCTCCCCGAACTACAGCTGCCGCTCTACGATTCCCTGGAGGGCAGCGGGGCGGGCGACAGCCTCCTGAAGCTGGCCGAGGCCCTGAGACGGCACAAAGCCCTGGTGATCTGCGCGCCGGAGTACAACGGCTCCATTCCCCCGGTGCTGAGCAATGCGATCGCCTGGCTCTCGGTCAGCACCGACGACTTTCGCGCCCTGTTCAACGCCCGGCCCGTGGCCCTGGCCACCCACAGCGGCGGCGGCGGGCAAAAGGTGATGCTGGCGATCCGACAACAGCTCTCCCATCTGGGCTGTACGGTGCTGGGGCGCGAGGTGGTGAGCAATGCTCAAAAGGCGGCTAACCCCGAGGCGATCGCCGCCCTCGTCGGTCAGCTGAGCGCCCTCGAATCCGCCTATCAAGGCGTCCCAGCAAAGGTCTAG
- a CDS encoding GTPase family protein has protein sequence MVRLKSWQWAVLALPLVAIAGFILTAAGVQIHAWGLNWIWGVIILMLVLWRGLLARWTRPAFKQMEAALEQAQQELEEVSEADVPVGIPNAAAAAAALEDILAAAQQDPPVWEDWNPFWERCREVVTAVASAYHPQVKYPLLNIYLPDAYGLLRGTVDDVDRWIDTLTPVLGQVTVGQAVQGYEVYRQVEPSARKLWQAWNWAQWLLNPAAAAARTLSEPTNALANQQLLGNLSTLLREATLRNLYRQAVALYSGELPAMPGPAKPLPTAQTQTLREILDRAEPVEAVAEKPVNILLAGRTGAGKSSVINTLFDADLAKVDVLPSTDEFSTYRWRAEGGEALTLWDSPGYEQVNRADYRDQLLDFAHEADLLLLVTPALDPALQMDADLLRDLRGSVPDLPAVVALTQVDRLRPLREWQPPYDWQWGSRPKELSIREATRYRQEQLGDLCDRVLPLVTRDAERSGWNAEALATALIELIDPAKELRLARFLRDRETKITAAARLINRYRLQMSTTQGVAAFLKSPVLKFLATLTTGSPALAYLLAEQIPVEQLPVVLGKLQLAYDLFKAIGPDQAQLDLLALWPLLLEHNDQPDRAAWAFGHAMVEYWSQALAIADARQRVEYYLGQYDNR, from the coding sequence ATGGTGCGGCTTAAATCGTGGCAGTGGGCGGTGCTGGCGCTGCCTTTGGTGGCGATCGCCGGGTTCATTCTGACGGCGGCGGGGGTGCAGATCCACGCCTGGGGGCTGAACTGGATTTGGGGCGTGATCATCCTGATGCTGGTGCTGTGGCGGGGGCTGCTGGCCCGCTGGACTCGGCCTGCCTTCAAACAGATGGAAGCGGCCCTGGAGCAGGCCCAGCAGGAGCTGGAGGAGGTGAGCGAAGCAGACGTTCCGGTCGGCATCCCCAACGCTGCCGCCGCGGCCGCCGCCCTGGAGGACATTCTCGCTGCCGCCCAGCAAGACCCCCCCGTGTGGGAGGACTGGAACCCGTTCTGGGAGCGGTGTCGCGAGGTGGTGACAGCAGTGGCCAGCGCCTACCATCCCCAGGTGAAGTATCCGCTGCTGAATATTTATCTGCCCGATGCCTACGGCCTGCTGCGGGGCACTGTAGACGATGTCGATCGCTGGATTGACACCCTGACCCCGGTGCTGGGCCAGGTGACCGTGGGCCAGGCGGTGCAGGGCTACGAAGTCTACCGCCAGGTGGAACCCTCGGCCCGCAAGCTGTGGCAGGCCTGGAACTGGGCTCAGTGGCTGCTCAACCCCGCCGCCGCCGCCGCCCGCACCCTGAGCGAGCCAACCAACGCCCTGGCCAATCAGCAGCTGTTGGGCAATCTCAGTACCCTGCTGCGCGAGGCCACGCTGCGGAACCTCTACCGCCAGGCGGTGGCCCTCTACAGTGGTGAGCTACCCGCAATGCCTGGCCCAGCAAAACCTTTGCCCACGGCCCAGACCCAAACCCTGCGGGAGATTCTCGATCGGGCTGAGCCCGTGGAGGCCGTGGCCGAAAAACCGGTCAACATTCTGCTGGCGGGGCGCACCGGGGCGGGCAAGAGCAGCGTGATCAACACGCTGTTTGACGCCGATTTGGCCAAGGTCGATGTGCTGCCCAGCACCGATGAATTTAGCACCTATCGCTGGCGGGCGGAGGGGGGAGAGGCCCTCACCCTATGGGATTCGCCCGGCTATGAGCAGGTGAATCGGGCCGACTACCGCGACCAGCTGCTCGACTTTGCCCACGAGGCCGATCTGCTGCTGCTGGTCACCCCCGCCCTCGACCCGGCCCTGCAAATGGATGCCGACCTGCTGCGCGACCTGCGCGGGTCAGTGCCCGACTTGCCCGCTGTTGTCGCCCTCACCCAGGTGGATCGGCTGCGCCCCCTGCGGGAGTGGCAGCCCCCCTACGACTGGCAGTGGGGCAGCCGCCCCAAGGAACTGTCCATTCGCGAGGCCACCCGCTACCGGCAAGAGCAGCTAGGAGACCTGTGCGACAGGGTTCTACCTCTGGTCACCCGCGACGCTGAGCGGTCTGGGTGGAATGCTGAGGCCCTCGCCACTGCCTTGATTGAGCTGATCGACCCGGCGAAGGAGCTGCGGCTGGCGCGGTTTTTGCGCGATCGCGAAACCAAAATTACCGCCGCCGCTCGCCTAATCAACCGCTACCGCCTCCAGATGAGCACCACCCAGGGGGTGGCCGCCTTTCTCAAGAGCCCGGTGCTGAAATTTCTTGCCACCCTCACCACCGGCTCTCCGGCCCTGGCCTACCTGCTGGCCGAGCAGATTCCGGTGGAGCAGCTGCCCGTGGTGCTGGGCAAGCTTCAGCTCGCCTACGATCTGTTCAAGGCGATCGGCCCTGACCAAGCCCAGCTAGATCTGCTGGCCCTCTGGCCCCTGCTGCTGGAGCACAACGACCAGCCCGATCGCGCCGCCTGGGCCTTTGGCCACGCCATGGTCGAATACTGGAGCCAGGCACTGGCGATCGCCGATGCTCGCCAGCGCGTTGAGTACTACCTGGGGCAATACGACAACCGCTAA
- a CDS encoding GuaB3 family IMP dehydrogenase-related protein, which produces MNIQLGRGKVVRRAYGIDEIALVPGPRTLDPSLANTRWQIGGIEREIPIIASAMDGVVDVGMAIRLSELGALGVLNLEGIQTRYDDPNPILDNIASVGKEEFVGLMQTLYAEPIKPELITKRIQAIKAGGGVAAVSVTPAGAARFGATIAEAGADLVFVQATVVSTAHLSPADISPLDLAAFCAEMPMPVILGNCVTYEVALNLMKAGAAAVMVGIGPGAACTSRGVLGIGIPQATAVADCAAARDDFFAETGRYVAIVADGGLVTGGDICKCIACGADGVMIGSPFARAAEAPGRGFHWGMATPSPVLPRGTRIKVGTTGSLEQILRGPAGLDDGTHNFLGALQTSMGTLGAKDLKEMQQVEVVIAPSLLTEGKVYQKAQQLGMGK; this is translated from the coding sequence GTGAATATACAACTTGGTCGCGGCAAAGTAGTCCGCAGAGCGTACGGCATCGACGAAATCGCCCTGGTGCCCGGGCCTCGCACCCTGGATCCAAGCCTGGCCAACACCCGTTGGCAAATTGGCGGCATTGAGCGCGAGATTCCCATCATCGCCAGCGCTATGGACGGCGTGGTGGATGTGGGCATGGCGATTCGGCTCTCGGAGCTGGGAGCCCTGGGCGTGCTCAACCTAGAGGGCATTCAAACCCGCTACGACGATCCCAACCCCATCCTCGACAACATTGCCTCGGTGGGCAAAGAGGAGTTTGTGGGCCTGATGCAGACCCTCTACGCCGAACCCATTAAGCCTGAGCTGATCACCAAGCGCATTCAGGCGATCAAGGCCGGGGGCGGTGTCGCCGCCGTGAGCGTGACCCCCGCCGGGGCCGCCCGCTTTGGGGCCACCATTGCCGAGGCCGGGGCCGACCTGGTATTTGTGCAGGCCACGGTGGTCTCTACGGCCCACCTGTCGCCGGCAGACATCAGCCCGCTCGATCTGGCGGCGTTCTGTGCCGAGATGCCCATGCCGGTGATTTTGGGCAACTGCGTCACCTACGAAGTGGCCCTCAACCTGATGAAGGCCGGAGCCGCCGCCGTGATGGTGGGCATTGGCCCCGGCGCGGCCTGCACCTCGCGCGGAGTACTGGGCATCGGTATTCCCCAGGCGACCGCCGTGGCCGACTGCGCCGCCGCCCGCGACGACTTCTTTGCCGAAACCGGGCGCTACGTGGCGATCGTCGCCGACGGCGGCCTAGTTACCGGCGGCGACATCTGCAAGTGCATCGCCTGTGGAGCCGACGGAGTGATGATTGGCTCTCCCTTTGCCCGCGCCGCCGAAGCGCCGGGTCGCGGCTTTCACTGGGGCATGGCCACCCCCAGCCCGGTGCTGCCTCGCGGCACCCGCATCAAAGTGGGCACCACCGGCAGCCTAGAGCAAATTCTGCGCGGCCCCGCTGGCCTAGATGACGGCACCCACAATTTCTTAGGGGCGCTGCAAACCAGCATGGGCACCCTGGGCGCTAAGGATCTGAAGGAGATGCAGCAGGTAGAGGTAGTGATTGCCCCCTCGCTGCTGACCGAGGGCAAGGTCTACCAGAAAGCCCAGCAGCTCGGCATGGGCAAATAA
- a CDS encoding TrkA family potassium uptake protein, whose translation MNLSSLTFLRKMRSPNRQFAVIGLGRFGRAVCGTLNNLGYEVLAADTDERRVSQALTDQIAAHALQLDTTQPSALREAGITDFDTVIVAIGNYVEESIITTLNLKEAGVKNVVAKASSEIHGKLLDRVGADHVVFPEHEMGCELARSLTSPGILDRFEIDPNHCIAEIIVPQAFDQKTIVDLDLRNRYELTLLAISQDNDPDQFEINPSPVTRLKAGGLMVVIGSNKGLERLPV comes from the coding sequence GTGAATTTGTCATCGCTGACGTTTCTGCGCAAAATGCGATCGCCCAATCGCCAGTTTGCCGTCATTGGTCTGGGGCGGTTTGGCCGGGCGGTGTGTGGCACCCTAAACAACCTGGGCTACGAGGTGCTGGCCGCCGACACCGACGAGCGTCGGGTCAGCCAGGCCCTCACCGATCAGATTGCGGCCCACGCCCTGCAGCTCGACACCACCCAGCCTTCGGCCCTGCGTGAGGCGGGCATTACCGACTTCGACACGGTGATTGTGGCAATTGGCAACTACGTGGAAGAAAGCATTATCACCACCCTGAATCTCAAGGAGGCGGGGGTCAAAAACGTCGTGGCCAAGGCCTCGTCAGAGATCCACGGCAAGCTGCTCGACCGCGTTGGTGCCGACCACGTAGTGTTTCCCGAGCACGAGATGGGCTGTGAGCTGGCCCGCTCCCTCACCTCCCCCGGCATTCTCGATCGCTTTGAGATCGACCCCAACCACTGCATTGCCGAGATCATCGTGCCCCAGGCCTTTGATCAAAAAACCATCGTTGACCTCGATCTGCGCAACCGCTACGAACTCACCCTGCTGGCCATCAGCCAGGACAACGACCCCGACCAGTTTGAAATCAACCCCAGCCCTGTCACCCGGCTCAAGGCGGGGGGGCTGATGGTGGTGATTGGCAGCAACAAAGGTTTAGAGCGTCTACCGGTATAG
- a CDS encoding anhydro-N-acetylmuramic acid kinase, which translates to MRVIGLISGTSVDGIDAALVELDGQGYDLTVELIAGLAYPYPADLRQQILALCAGEAIALDRLAALDDRVAQTFAAAARALIAQAGPADLIASHGQTVFHRPVGRPVPPEQGPARLAYTVQLGRGVAIAQATGLPTVSDFRQADIAAGGEGAPLAPVVDLCLLSHPTEGRCVQNLGGIGNVAYLPPWTRQTPAPKVLGWDTGPANSLIDIAVHTLSGGTLPYDVDGAWAAQGTPCLSLIQRWLEHPYFTQPPPKSTGRELFGWEFFNQCRQAAQGQGLSPDDLVATLTEFTAVSVAQEYRTFLPALPDRVLVSGGGSHNPVLMARLQAHLPEIPVQPTDAVGVSASYKEAIAFAVLGYWHRQGFPGNLPSVTGAARAVVLGHSSSVPPLP; encoded by the coding sequence ATGCGCGTAATTGGTTTGATCAGCGGCACCTCCGTAGACGGCATCGACGCCGCCCTCGTCGAGCTAGACGGGCAGGGCTACGACCTGACGGTGGAGCTAATTGCGGGGCTCGCCTACCCCTACCCCGCCGATCTGCGCCAGCAAATTCTGGCTCTGTGCGCGGGGGAGGCGATCGCCCTCGACCGGTTGGCCGCCCTCGATGACCGGGTGGCCCAGACCTTTGCGGCAGCGGCCCGGGCGCTGATCGCCCAGGCTGGCCCCGCCGATCTGATTGCCTCCCACGGGCAGACGGTGTTTCATCGCCCGGTGGGTCGCCCGGTGCCGCCTGAGCAGGGGCCAGCGCGGCTAGCCTACACGGTGCAGCTGGGGCGGGGGGTGGCGATCGCCCAGGCCACCGGCCTGCCCACGGTGAGCGACTTTCGCCAGGCCGATATCGCCGCCGGGGGTGAGGGGGCACCGCTGGCCCCGGTAGTCGATCTCTGCCTGCTCAGCCATCCCACCGAGGGGCGCTGCGTGCAAAACCTGGGCGGCATCGGCAATGTTGCCTACCTGCCCCCCTGGACTCGCCAGACCCCTGCCCCCAAGGTGCTGGGCTGGGATACAGGGCCGGCCAATTCTCTGATTGACATTGCCGTGCACACCCTCTCAGGCGGCACGCTCCCCTACGATGTCGATGGCGCTTGGGCTGCTCAGGGCACCCCCTGCCTGTCGCTGATCCAGCGGTGGCTTGAGCATCCCTACTTCACCCAACCGCCGCCAAAATCTACCGGGCGCGAGCTGTTTGGCTGGGAGTTCTTCAACCAGTGTCGCCAGGCCGCCCAGGGGCAGGGGTTGTCGCCTGACGATCTGGTGGCCACCCTGACCGAATTCACGGCGGTCTCGGTCGCCCAGGAATACCGTACCTTTCTGCCCGCCCTGCCCGACCGTGTGCTGGTGAGCGGCGGCGGCAGCCATAACCCAGTGCTGATGGCGCGCCTCCAGGCCCATCTGCCCGAGATTCCGGTGCAGCCCACCGATGCCGTGGGGGTGTCGGCCAGCTACAAAGAGGCGATCGCCTTTGCGGTACTGGGCTACTGGCATCGCCAGGGCTTCCCCGGCAATTTGCCCTCGGTCACTGGGGCCGCTCGTGCGGTGGTGCTCGGGCACAGCAGTTCGGTGCCCCCGCTGCCCTAG